A genome region from Lactobacillus sp. ESL0791 includes the following:
- the xerD gene encoding site-specific tyrosine recombinase XerD, protein MNKLEEQIEDYLRFSQVERGLSQNTITAYRQDLEEFFAFLKKEGLTSWPTKATDIDAFLAEQRDLNKATSSLSRMISSLRKFYQWLARQNIQKLNPMLEIDPPKKEHRLPVALSQDEINCLLEQPDTNKKLGLRDRALLETMYATGIRVSEAINLKLKDLHEDLRLVKVLGKGSKERLIPISDVALSWISSYEEKVRQPLLLKSGKNSEFVFLNSRGGALTRQAVWQIIKRYCKLAGIEKDVTPHTLRHTFATHLLENGADLRVVQEILGHSDISTTQIYTNLSQKHILQVYKKAHPRA, encoded by the coding sequence ATGAATAAGTTAGAGGAACAAATTGAAGATTATCTTCGTTTCAGTCAAGTAGAACGCGGCCTTAGCCAAAATACGATTACCGCTTACCGGCAGGATCTAGAAGAATTTTTCGCTTTTTTAAAAAAAGAGGGGCTGACCTCTTGGCCGACCAAGGCAACTGATATTGATGCCTTTTTGGCGGAACAACGCGATTTAAATAAAGCCACTAGTTCGCTTAGCCGGATGATTTCAAGCTTACGCAAATTTTACCAGTGGCTGGCTCGGCAAAACATTCAGAAATTAAATCCAATGCTTGAAATTGATCCCCCCAAAAAGGAGCACCGCTTGCCCGTTGCGCTTAGTCAAGACGAGATTAATTGCTTGCTCGAACAGCCAGATACTAACAAAAAGCTGGGGCTGCGAGACCGGGCACTGCTCGAAACGATGTATGCGACCGGAATCAGGGTTAGCGAAGCGATTAATTTAAAGCTTAAAGATTTACATGAAGATCTGCGATTAGTAAAAGTTTTGGGTAAAGGCTCTAAAGAACGCTTAATTCCGATTAGTGATGTTGCCTTGTCATGGATCAGCAGCTACGAAGAAAAAGTCCGCCAACCTTTGCTGCTTAAAAGCGGTAAAAATAGTGAGTTTGTTTTTCTCAACAGCCGTGGCGGTGCCCTAACAAGACAGGCAGTTTGGCAGATTATTAAGCGTTACTGCAAATTGGCGGGTATTGAAAAGGACGTGACGCCGCATACCCTGCGCCACACTTTTGCCACACATTTACTGGAAAACGGTGCTGATTTACGGGTTGTTCAAGAAATTTTGGGTCATTCTGATATCAGTACAACCCAGATTTATACTAATTTGTCCCAAAAACATATTTTGCAGGTATATAAAAAGGCACATCCGCGTGCCTAG
- a CDS encoding reductase, with protein sequence MLTECKNDREKTAMGLLSYLPDFKNLTNLKDEIKLNRESPEFQLYLYSNEKGNCVGVIGTQDNDRFIVIRYISMAPGYRNDAAKAAAVRELASDYPKKKVTAVPEYTYLLRFIKKDEY encoded by the coding sequence ATGCTAACTGAATGTAAAAATGATCGAGAAAAAACGGCAATGGGATTATTATCGTATTTGCCGGATTTTAAAAATTTAACAAATCTGAAGGATGAAATAAAGTTGAACCGGGAAAGTCCGGAATTTCAGCTTTATCTTTATAGTAATGAGAAAGGTAATTGTGTGGGGGTAATTGGCACCCAAGATAACGACCGTTTTATTGTGATTCGTTATATTTCGATGGCGCCGGGTTACCGCAATGATGCGGCGAAAGCGGCAGCAGTTCGGGAGTTAGCGAGTGATTACCCTAAGAAAAAAGTGACGGCAGTTCCAGAATACACATACTTACTGCGCTTTATTAAAAAAGATGAGTACTAG
- a CDS encoding LysM peptidoglycan-binding domain-containing protein, whose protein sequence is MNQKHEGPYQHYKRPLESRVSKNKSNSSHHWGIKIAFLIIILVALIPVVHHFAAEGKKAGQVAEPQIAKKAKSKNKLATHSKKIAGKKTKAAQVAKSNKKTSKKASKRKAYYVVQSGDTMIGIAAKFHMTVNELAQLNNIDASSQVNAGETLKLK, encoded by the coding sequence TTGAACCAAAAGCATGAAGGGCCGTATCAACATTATAAGCGGCCGCTTGAGTCTAGAGTATCCAAAAATAAATCTAATTCTTCTCATCATTGGGGAATAAAGATTGCTTTTTTAATAATCATTCTTGTAGCACTTATTCCGGTCGTTCATCATTTTGCGGCTGAAGGAAAGAAAGCTGGACAGGTTGCAGAGCCACAGATTGCTAAAAAAGCTAAGTCGAAAAACAAATTGGCTACCCATTCAAAAAAGATCGCCGGCAAAAAAACTAAGGCTGCACAGGTTGCCAAGTCAAATAAGAAGACCAGCAAAAAGGCTTCAAAGCGTAAAGCTTACTATGTGGTTCAATCCGGCGATACGATGATTGGAATTGCTGCAAAATTTCATATGACCGTCAATGAATTGGCTCAACTGAATAATATTGATGCTTCATCTCAGGTTAACGCCGGTGAGACACTCAAGTTAAAATAA
- a CDS encoding S1 RNA-binding domain-containing protein: protein MLGTVEKGKVIDQNEHSYFVQIDGVTYELKKQEITQEEVPQIGAQVEGFIYEDQQHKRELTQFWPFAQQDQYGWGKVTDVKANLGVFVDIGLTNKDIVVSLDDLPFAMEKWPRKDDQLLVRIETDERDRIWAKLADENIFDQLASSFPDDMKNKDTFVTVYASRDIGAFVITKDYYLGFIHESQMARPLRLGEQLKARVVGISQYGRLNLSSLPRAFEEIDDDAQMILMSLRRKQNKTLPFYDKSDAQEIKNYFGVSKSAFKRALGHLLKDKYISEDKIAGTITLVKDPDENE from the coding sequence ATGCTGGGAACAGTTGAAAAAGGAAAAGTAATTGACCAAAATGAACATTCTTATTTTGTTCAGATAGATGGGGTTACTTATGAATTAAAAAAGCAGGAAATCACGCAGGAAGAAGTTCCGCAAATCGGTGCTCAAGTCGAGGGTTTTATTTATGAGGACCAACAGCATAAGCGAGAATTAACCCAATTTTGGCCGTTTGCACAGCAAGATCAATATGGCTGGGGTAAAGTGACAGATGTCAAAGCTAATTTAGGGGTGTTTGTTGATATTGGCCTCACTAATAAGGATATTGTTGTTTCGCTTGATGATTTGCCCTTTGCGATGGAAAAATGGCCGCGAAAGGATGATCAGCTGCTAGTGCGAATTGAAACTGACGAACGTGACCGAATTTGGGCAAAATTAGCGGATGAAAATATTTTTGACCAGCTGGCAAGTAGTTTTCCCGATGACATGAAAAATAAAGATACTTTCGTCACCGTATATGCCAGCCGCGACATCGGAGCATTTGTTATCACTAAGGACTATTACCTGGGTTTTATTCATGAATCACAAATGGCGCGGCCGCTACGCCTGGGAGAGCAGTTAAAAGCGCGGGTAGTCGGCATTAGTCAGTATGGCCGGTTGAATCTGAGCAGTCTGCCGCGGGCGTTTGAGGAAATTGATGATGATGCCCAAATGATTTTGATGAGTCTGCGCCGCAAGCAGAATAAAACCTTACCGTTTTATGACAAGTCAGACGCACAGGAAATCAAAAATTACTTTGGTGTTTCTAAGTCTGCCTTTAAACGTGCGTTGGGACATTTGCTCAAGGACAAGTATATTAGCGAAGATAAAATTGCGGGCACGATTACGTTAGTTAAAGATCCTGATGAAAATGAATAA
- a CDS encoding ScpA family protein: protein MSTSLTLELPNFEGPLDLLLHLIKSQKIDIYDIPIAQITEQYLDYLDQMQRLNLQVAGEYFVMSSTLLRIKSQYLLPQNDFIDADEQAEDPREELVQQLVQYSVFKKISVYFKKRNQEVPISVSKEMSVPTGKKVQPLPLGQITPTELANTFIVVMQRLKLRQPEVAAIDVAATPVKQMCAYLEEQVKGKQSVSFFKCAEKFKTVGNFIGLFLAMLELCKNNKIRVTQAREFGDLILKGIEPNGN from the coding sequence ATGAGTACTAGTTTAACTTTAGAGCTGCCAAATTTTGAAGGGCCGCTTGATTTGCTTTTGCATTTAATCAAGTCGCAAAAAATTGACATTTATGATATTCCGATTGCCCAGATTACGGAACAATATTTGGATTATTTGGACCAGATGCAGCGGCTTAATTTACAGGTAGCCGGAGAATATTTTGTGATGTCGTCAACCCTGCTGCGAATTAAGTCGCAGTATTTACTGCCGCAAAATGATTTTATTGATGCCGACGAGCAAGCAGAAGATCCGCGGGAGGAATTGGTCCAGCAGCTTGTGCAGTATTCCGTCTTCAAAAAGATTTCGGTTTATTTTAAAAAGCGTAACCAGGAAGTACCTATTAGTGTTTCCAAGGAAATGAGTGTTCCGACAGGAAAAAAAGTGCAGCCGCTGCCGCTGGGGCAAATTACGCCAACTGAACTAGCGAATACATTTATTGTCGTCATGCAGCGGCTAAAACTGCGTCAGCCTGAAGTTGCCGCAATTGACGTTGCGGCAACACCGGTTAAGCAAATGTGTGCGTATCTGGAAGAACAAGTAAAAGGGAAACAAAGTGTGAGTTTTTTTAAGTGTGCGGAAAAATTTAAGACGGTAGGCAATTTTATCGGTTTATTTTTAGCGATGTTAGAATTGTGTAAAAATAATAAAATTCGGGTAACTCAGGCGCGAGAATTTGGCGATTTGATTTTGAAGGGAATTGAGCCCAATGGCAACTAA
- a CDS encoding ECF transporter S component, with amino-acid sequence MTENKKHSLKLANIIAYALLGALAFVIMLFEIPLPITSFLKFDFSDVIIAIGTFLFGAGPGAFIALIRMALHLIYHGFALPSIVGQVAAFLASISFAFPFYFMTKNIKKDATTAKKHLYPLLGIIIGILAMTVVLATLNALVLTPMYAVTSIPNAPAIHSYPGLLNFTEKVYLAKLLHIPSMGTYIFSFIVPFNLVKGAINGVVVYILFETVLKSIKPFVEKHF; translated from the coding sequence TTGACTGAAAATAAAAAGCATTCACTAAAGTTAGCTAATATCATTGCCTATGCGTTGCTTGGTGCGTTGGCCTTTGTAATAATGTTATTTGAAATTCCGCTGCCAATTACCAGCTTCTTGAAATTTGATTTTTCTGACGTAATCATTGCAATCGGGACTTTTCTCTTTGGCGCCGGGCCTGGTGCCTTTATTGCCCTTATTCGGATGGCGCTGCACTTGATTTATCACGGCTTTGCTTTACCAAGTATTGTTGGTCAAGTTGCTGCATTTTTGGCTTCAATTTCGTTTGCTTTTCCATTTTATTTTATGACCAAGAATATCAAGAAAGATGCGACTACTGCTAAGAAGCACTTATACCCACTTCTGGGAATAATCATCGGAATTTTGGCAATGACCGTTGTGCTGGCAACTCTAAATGCTTTAGTTTTAACGCCAATGTACGCTGTAACTTCGATTCCTAATGCGCCGGCAATTCACAGCTATCCTGGCTTACTAAACTTTACAGAAAAAGTTTACTTAGCTAAGTTGCTGCACATCCCGTCAATGGGAACTTATATCTTTAGTTTTATTGTACCGTTTAACCTTGTTAAAGGGGCAATCAATGGCGTTGTCGTTTATATCCTATTCGAGACGGTTTTGAAAAGCATCAAACCATTTGTTGAAAAACACTTTTAA
- the pfkA gene encoding 6-phosphofructokinase, translated as MKRIGVLTSGGDAPGMNAAIRAVTKTAIHHGLGVVGIRYGFAGLVTGDFVPLTAEDVDHKINLGGTFLYSARYPEFAQKEVQEKAVAELKKNDIDAIIVIGGDGSYHGALALTRLGINSIGLPGTIDNDIPYTEYTIGYDSACTTAMDAIDRIRDTASSHHRVFVVNVMGRECGDIAIRVGLATGADAIVIPEHSYDIKEIAKTLKRNFANGKDNGIVILAEGVMDAADFRTELLKYGDFDARANVLGHMQRGGSPTVVDRVNATKMGHYAVDLLLDGKGGLAVGVENGKLTTHDILDLFDEKHHSDFSLLDINEEMTK; from the coding sequence ATGAAACGGATTGGTGTTTTAACTAGTGGCGGCGATGCCCCAGGCATGAACGCAGCAATTAGGGCTGTGACGAAGACGGCTATTCACCACGGCTTGGGTGTTGTGGGCATTCGTTATGGTTTTGCCGGATTAGTTACGGGAGACTTTGTTCCGCTTACGGCTGAAGATGTTGATCATAAAATAAATTTGGGTGGCACTTTTCTTTACAGTGCCCGTTATCCTGAATTTGCACAAAAAGAAGTGCAGGAAAAGGCTGTGGCTGAGCTTAAAAAGAATGATATTGATGCTATTATTGTAATTGGCGGCGATGGTTCTTATCATGGTGCTTTGGCGCTGACACGGCTTGGTATTAATTCAATTGGTTTGCCGGGGACGATCGATAATGATATTCCATACACGGAGTATACGATTGGTTATGATTCCGCTTGTACGACCGCGATGGATGCAATTGATCGAATTCGTGATACTGCTAGCAGTCATCACCGTGTATTCGTTGTTAATGTTATGGGCCGTGAATGCGGCGACATTGCAATTCGTGTCGGTTTAGCTACTGGTGCAGATGCGATTGTCATTCCTGAGCATTCTTACGATATTAAAGAAATTGCTAAAACTTTGAAGCGTAACTTTGCTAATGGTAAGGATAATGGTATCGTAATACTGGCAGAGGGTGTAATGGATGCTGCTGATTTTAGAACTGAACTTTTAAAATATGGCGACTTTGATGCCCGTGCAAATGTTCTTGGTCACATGCAGCGCGGCGGTTCGCCGACTGTTGTGGATCGTGTAAATGCAACCAAGATGGGACATTATGCAGTGGACTTACTCCTTGACGGTAAAGGCGGTTTAGCTGTCGGTGTGGAAAACGGTAAGCTTACAACGCATGATATTTTGGATCTTTTTGATGAGAAGCATCACAGTGATTTTTCGCTGTTGGATATAAATGAAGAAATGACTAAATAA
- the pyk gene encoding pyruvate kinase translates to MKKTKIVSTLGPASNDIETITALAKAGANVFRFNFSHGDHAEHLSRMKMVRQVEKETGLVLGIDLDTKGAEIRTTDQEGGKFTINTGDEIRVSMDDSKAGNKNKIHVTYPGLFDDTRIGGHVLIDDGLVDLLIKAKDDANKELVCEAQNTGIIGSKKGVNAPGVEIRLPGITEKDTDDIKFGLKHGINFITASFARKAQDILDIRKLCEDAGCDYVKIYPKIESQEGIDNADEILQVSDGLMVARGDMGVEIPFIDVPFVQKDLIKRANALGKPVITATQMLDSMQENPRPTRAEVSDVANAVLDGTDATMLSGESANGLYPVKAVQAMAEIDERTEQELLKRNTLALQRFEEYKGSNVTEAIGESVVRTAQELGVKTIITATNSGYTARMISKYRPNADILALTFDEKVQHSLGITWGVQPMLTEKPDSTDDMFDLAAKVAKENGYVKDGDLVIVVAGVPVGDSGTTNLMKLQIIGNKLAQGLGVGNGSVIGKTVVANSAEEANSKIKEGDILVSRITDPDYMPAIKKASGLVVEASGLTSHAAVVGLSLGIPVVVGVTDATEKIASGITITVDARRGAIYQGEVANL, encoded by the coding sequence ATGAAAAAGACAAAGATTGTTAGTACCTTAGGGCCCGCTTCAAATGATATTGAAACGATTACTGCTTTAGCAAAGGCTGGTGCAAATGTATTTCGGTTTAATTTTTCACATGGTGATCACGCAGAACATCTCTCACGGATGAAGATGGTTCGGCAAGTTGAAAAAGAAACTGGTCTAGTATTAGGGATTGACCTCGATACCAAGGGTGCTGAAATCAGAACCACTGATCAAGAAGGCGGCAAGTTCACAATCAACACAGGAGACGAGATCCGCGTTTCAATGGATGATTCTAAGGCAGGCAACAAGAATAAGATTCATGTTACCTATCCTGGCTTGTTTGACGATACACGTATTGGTGGTCATGTGTTAATTGATGATGGTTTGGTTGACTTACTAATTAAAGCAAAAGATGATGCCAACAAAGAATTGGTTTGTGAAGCACAGAACACTGGAATCATTGGCTCAAAGAAGGGTGTAAATGCCCCTGGTGTTGAGATTCGCCTTCCGGGAATTACTGAAAAAGATACAGATGATATTAAATTTGGCTTAAAGCACGGAATTAACTTCATTACCGCCTCATTTGCCCGTAAAGCGCAAGATATCTTAGATATCCGTAAATTGTGTGAAGATGCTGGTTGCGACTATGTTAAAATTTATCCAAAAATTGAATCACAAGAAGGAATCGACAACGCTGACGAAATTTTGCAGGTTTCTGATGGGTTAATGGTCGCTCGTGGTGACATGGGTGTAGAAATTCCGTTTATTGATGTTCCGTTTGTTCAAAAGGATTTGATCAAGCGGGCAAATGCTTTGGGTAAACCAGTAATTACTGCTACGCAGATGCTTGACTCAATGCAGGAGAATCCGCGTCCAACCCGTGCCGAGGTTTCCGATGTTGCCAATGCTGTTCTCGATGGTACTGACGCAACGATGCTTTCGGGTGAATCAGCTAATGGACTTTATCCAGTTAAGGCCGTTCAGGCAATGGCTGAAATTGATGAAAGAACAGAGCAAGAGCTGCTGAAGCGCAACACGCTGGCACTGCAAAGATTTGAAGAATATAAGGGCTCAAATGTTACCGAAGCAATTGGGGAGTCTGTTGTTCGAACTGCTCAAGAATTGGGTGTGAAGACAATTATCACCGCAACTAACTCTGGCTATACGGCAAGAATGATTTCTAAATATCGTCCTAATGCTGACATTTTAGCTTTGACTTTTGATGAAAAAGTGCAACATTCTCTTGGCATTACTTGGGGAGTTCAACCGATGCTAACGGAAAAGCCGGACTCAACTGATGATATGTTTGATTTGGCAGCTAAGGTTGCCAAAGAAAATGGTTACGTTAAAGATGGAGACCTAGTAATTGTCGTTGCTGGTGTTCCGGTTGGCGATTCAGGTACAACTAATCTGATGAAGCTGCAAATCATTGGGAATAAGCTTGCACAAGGCTTAGGTGTCGGCAATGGTTCTGTTATCGGCAAGACTGTTGTTGCAAACAGTGCTGAAGAGGCTAACAGCAAGATTAAAGAAGGCGACATTTTAGTTTCTAGAATAACCGATCCTGATTACATGCCTGCAATCAAGAAGGCTTCCGGGTTAGTTGTTGAGGCTTCTGGTTTGACTTCACATGCAGCTGTTGTTGGCTTGTCACTTGGAATTCCGGTTGTTGTTGGTGTTACTGATGCAACTGAAAAGATTGCCAGTGGTATTACGATTACCGTTGACGCGCGTCGCGGTGCAATTTACCAAGGTGAAGTAGCCAATCTTTAA
- the rpsA gene encoding 30S ribosomal protein S1, producing the protein MSENSNQFLDALKEMQGVEVGDIVDVEVLDVEDGQIDVGVVNAGVEGIIPRREYTQDRNADLRELVKPGDKFKALVLKKAGGDKENGEFFFSVTRLKEREAYDELQKDFEAGNTIEGKVTSSVRGGLLVDVGTRGFLPASLISNRYVSDLKPYIGKTMKLKITEIDPSKNRLILSHKDLIEEEREEAFDKVASQLVVGDVIQGKVSRLTNFGAFVDVGGVDGLVHISEISYKHIDKPGDVLKPGQDVKVKVIGIDDERNRISLSIKQTEPSPFEQATSDLHEGDIFEGEVKSLTNFGAFVEVADGIQGLVHVSEISYKHVDKPSDVLKVGQTVKVKVLNIDPGDKRISLSMKAAEPNNSDNEGSRPHRSRNNRNSVNSKYMNNDDNGFALGDLIGDQLKDRQ; encoded by the coding sequence ATGTCAGAAAACAGTAATCAATTTTTAGATGCATTGAAAGAAATGCAAGGGGTTGAGGTCGGAGACATTGTCGACGTTGAAGTATTAGACGTTGAAGATGGTCAAATTGATGTCGGTGTTGTTAATGCCGGTGTTGAAGGTATTATTCCACGTCGTGAATATACTCAGGATCGCAACGCTGATTTACGTGAGCTTGTTAAGCCTGGCGACAAGTTTAAAGCTTTGGTATTGAAAAAGGCTGGCGGTGACAAGGAAAATGGTGAATTTTTCTTCTCCGTAACGCGCTTAAAGGAAAGAGAAGCTTATGATGAGCTTCAAAAGGACTTTGAAGCAGGCAATACCATTGAAGGTAAAGTAACCTCATCAGTTCGTGGTGGTTTACTAGTAGATGTTGGGACAAGAGGATTTTTACCGGCTTCGTTAATTTCTAACCGCTATGTTTCAGATCTTAAACCTTATATTGGCAAAACAATGAAACTTAAGATTACTGAAATTGATCCTAGCAAGAATAGGTTAATTCTTTCACACAAGGATTTAATTGAAGAGGAACGCGAAGAAGCCTTTGATAAGGTTGCATCACAATTAGTTGTTGGTGATGTGATTCAAGGCAAGGTTTCTCGTTTAACCAATTTTGGTGCTTTCGTTGATGTTGGTGGCGTTGATGGTTTGGTTCACATTTCAGAAATCTCATACAAGCACATCGATAAACCAGGTGATGTTTTGAAACCTGGTCAAGATGTTAAGGTTAAGGTAATTGGAATTGATGATGAACGTAACCGCATCTCACTTTCAATCAAGCAAACTGAGCCATCCCCATTTGAGCAGGCTACCTCTGATTTGCACGAAGGCGACATTTTTGAAGGCGAAGTCAAGTCACTGACTAACTTTGGTGCTTTCGTTGAAGTAGCAGATGGTATTCAAGGCTTGGTTCATGTATCTGAAATTTCATATAAGCATGTTGATAAGCCGAGTGATGTTTTGAAGGTGGGACAAACCGTTAAGGTTAAGGTCTTGAACATTGATCCGGGTGATAAACGGATCTCGTTGTCAATGAAGGCTGCTGAACCAAATAATTCAGATAACGAAGGCTCTCGTCCTCATCGTTCACGTAATAATCGCAACTCAGTTAATAGCAAATATATGAATAACGATGATAATGGTTTTGCATTAGGTGATCTTATTGGTGATCAATTAAAAGATCGTCAGTAA
- the scpB gene encoding SMC-Scp complex subunit ScpB, translating to MATKMAELEALLYVAGDNGIDTASLCSLLQISQAALRELTKNLAEKLTSNNDAGLQLLHINDHYQLATSPKVSKVIESYFQKDLTKNLSQSALEILAIIAYKQPITRVEIDEIRGVNSSGALQTLVWRGLVEINGKKEAPGHPNLYVTTNYFLQYFGYHSLADLPLIEDFEDDSFDAEGEVDLFAAKGQADKNLGQLEKGEK from the coding sequence ATGGCAACTAAAATGGCAGAATTAGAGGCTTTGCTATACGTTGCCGGTGATAATGGAATCGATACGGCAAGTTTATGCAGCCTTTTGCAGATTAGCCAGGCGGCGCTGCGGGAATTAACCAAAAATTTAGCGGAGAAATTGACAAGTAATAATGATGCTGGCCTGCAGCTGCTGCATATTAATGATCATTATCAGCTTGCAACCAGTCCTAAGGTAAGCAAGGTGATTGAAAGTTATTTTCAAAAGGACCTGACCAAAAATTTGAGTCAGTCAGCTTTAGAAATTTTAGCGATCATTGCCTACAAGCAGCCCATTACCCGGGTTGAAATTGATGAAATCCGCGGCGTTAATTCTTCAGGTGCGCTTCAGACGCTTGTGTGGCGCGGATTAGTAGAGATTAACGGTAAAAAGGAAGCACCTGGGCACCCCAATTTATATGTGACAACAAATTATTTTCTGCAATATTTTGGTTATCATAGTTTAGCAGATTTACCGCTCATTGAAGATTTTGAAGATGACAGTTTTGATGCCGAGGGTGAAGTAGATCTCTTTGCCGCAAAGGGCCAGGCTGATAAAAATCTTGGACAGTTAGAAAAAGGAGAAAAGTAA
- a CDS encoding pseudouridine synthase, with amino-acid sequence MALERLQKVIAEAGIASRRKAEKMIVAGRVRVDGQVITKLGTKVDSFSNITVDDEPIERASLHTFLFYKPRGVVSTASDDKGRKTVVDYFADIPYRLYPIGRLDYDTSGLLLMTNDGELANLLMHPKNKVAKVYVAKISGHLLPEEINKLTHGVEIDHYKTAPAKVKIIRSDKAKNTQIVQLTIHEGHYHQVKEMFKAVNHRVEKLARERYSFLDLHSLTSGQYRELSHAEVDRLKQVD; translated from the coding sequence ATGGCGTTAGAACGTTTGCAAAAGGTGATTGCGGAAGCAGGAATTGCTTCGCGGCGCAAGGCAGAAAAGATGATTGTAGCCGGACGTGTCCGTGTAGATGGTCAGGTTATTACAAAATTGGGGACCAAAGTAGATTCTTTCAGTAATATTACGGTTGATGATGAACCGATTGAACGCGCGAGTCTGCACACTTTTTTATTTTATAAGCCCCGCGGCGTTGTTTCAACGGCAAGTGATGATAAGGGTCGGAAAACGGTCGTTGACTATTTTGCAGATATTCCTTACCGTTTATATCCGATTGGCCGCCTTGACTACGACACTTCAGGCTTATTGTTAATGACAAATGACGGTGAACTGGCTAATTTGCTGATGCACCCTAAGAACAAGGTAGCAAAGGTCTATGTTGCTAAAATCAGTGGTCATCTGCTGCCGGAAGAAATAAACAAATTAACTCATGGTGTTGAAATTGATCACTATAAAACCGCACCGGCCAAGGTTAAGATTATCCGCTCGGATAAGGCCAAAAATACCCAAATCGTTCAGCTAACGATTCATGAGGGCCATTATCACCAAGTAAAAGAAATGTTTAAGGCGGTTAATCACCGCGTTGAAAAATTGGCACGTGAGCGTTACTCCTTTTTGGATCTGCATTCACTTACATCTGGTCAATACCGTGAATTATCACATGCAGAGGTTGACAGATTGAAACAAGTAGATTAA
- the cmk gene encoding (d)CMP kinase, protein MQVAIDGPASAGKSTVAKIIAQKLSFIYIDTGAMYRACTLIARDTHLDYGDEPGILQALDSNEITFRTVAGQQDIFIGSKNVSQEIRLPEISANVSQVSALAGVRQKMVNLQRKMAGQVSVVMDGRDIGTTVLPHAEVKIFLVASAHSRAKRRFLDLQQRGIKSDKTVEQIEQDIAERDYKDSHREVSPLKKAADAVEIDTTNMTISQVVEEILAEIKKSQKKL, encoded by the coding sequence ATGCAAGTAGCAATTGATGGTCCTGCTTCAGCAGGGAAAAGTACGGTCGCAAAGATTATTGCGCAAAAATTATCTTTTATTTATATTGACACGGGGGCAATGTATCGTGCATGTACCTTAATCGCACGTGATACTCATTTGGATTATGGCGATGAGCCGGGGATTTTACAGGCACTTGATAGCAATGAGATCACCTTTAGAACGGTTGCTGGTCAACAAGATATTTTTATCGGCAGCAAAAATGTCTCCCAAGAAATTCGGCTGCCGGAAATTTCCGCTAATGTCTCACAGGTCTCGGCGTTAGCAGGTGTACGGCAAAAAATGGTTAATCTGCAGAGAAAAATGGCTGGTCAAGTTAGCGTGGTCATGGATGGCCGGGATATTGGGACAACGGTTTTACCTCATGCTGAGGTAAAGATTTTTTTGGTTGCCTCCGCTCATTCACGTGCAAAAAGGCGTTTTCTTGATCTTCAGCAGCGCGGAATCAAGTCGGATAAAACGGTTGAACAGATTGAACAGGATATCGCCGAACGGGATTACAAAGATTCACACCGGGAAGTTTCGCCGTTGAAAAAAGCAGCAGATGCAGTGGAAATTGACACAACGAACATGACAATTTCGCAGGTAGTGGAAGAAATTTTGGCAGAAATAAAAAAAAGTCAAAAAAAACTATAA